Proteins found in one Apostichopus japonicus isolate 1M-3 chromosome 16, ASM3797524v1, whole genome shotgun sequence genomic segment:
- the LOC139982521 gene encoding uncharacterized protein, with translation MEHHELDKIAFEGLNKRNQQLSWIKTGFRQRVRPESYDQYILIGILVEEYVVSDDSTGGNVLFTTEVRFYHKLFCEWYAAHPLVTLVKNAYDINETLNFLDPFDLQYLFRFACGLDPNAGKKLINHLKRLPGGDTFAILCILEQTGDIKDIMDLVKDLCSRDVKIKRGDSALLQRSTTQLLEIASKNDIPISCLHLEYSSIKFEGDTIMLHSGISLPILPTVEKIHIAGGNAQHDNTKTLSGISYGNQYRGHGDAQSANHKTLTEKDTLNLFRYGMKCRRIKELMFDQLQLPTSVSPEAFTNIMKTRNIQGK, from the exons ATGGAACATCATGAGCTAGACAAAATAGCTTTCGAAGgattaaacaaaagaaaccaaCAATTGTCATGGATTAAGACTGGATTTCGTCAAAGAGTTAGGCCAGAATCATATGACCAGTATATTTTAATTGGCATTTTGGTCGAAGAATATGTAGTGAGCGATGATTCTACTGGAGGCAATGTATTGTTTACAACGGAGGTCCGTTTTTAtcataaactattctgtgaatggtatgcAGCCCACCCCCTTGTCACTCTTGTAAAGAATGCATACGATATCAACGAAACGCTCAACTTCTTAGATCCATTTGATCTTCAGTATCTCTTTCGATTTGCCTGTGGTCTGGATCCAAATGCTGGAAAGAAACTCATCAACCATTTGAAGAGATTACCAGGCGGTGATACTTTTGCCATCCTCTgtatcctggaacaaactggtgaTATCAAGGACATTATGGATTTGGTGAAAGATCTCTGTTCGCGTGACGTTAAGATAAAGAGAGGCGACAGCGCTCTCCTACAAAGATCGACGACACAGTTGCTGGAGATTGCATCTAAGAATGAT ATTCCAATATCTTGTTTACACCTCGAGTACTCTTCCATCAAGTTTGAAGGCGACACTATTATGTTGCACAGCGGGATATCTTTACCAATACTTCCAACTgtagaaaagatacacatagCTGGAGGTAATGCACAGCATGACAACACCAAGACATTATCAGGAATATCCTATGGAAATCAATATCGAGGACATGGTGATGCACAAAGTGCCAACCACAAAACACTAACAGAAAAGGATACTTTGAATTTGTTTCGCTATGGAATGAAATGTCGACGTATAAAGGAGCTGAT GTTTGATCAACTTCAGCTGCCAACTTCTGTCTCACCTGAGGCATTTACAAACATAATGAAGACTCGGAATATTCAAGGTAAATAA